A stretch of DNA from Aurantiacibacter atlanticus:
CTTGGCAACCATAAGGAAAACCCATGTCCCTGCGCGTCGCGGTCCAGATGGACTCGCTTGAAACAATCAATATCGCTGGCGATTCCAGCTTCGCCCTGATGCTGAGCGCGCAAGAGCGCGGACATTCATTATGGCATTATGACGTCACGACGCTCGGTTGGAATGAGGGCAAGGTCACGGCGTGGGCCAAGCCGGTTACGGTGCAGAATGTTCAAGGCGATCATTTTACCGCTGGCGCACGCATCAGGATTGACCTTGGCAAGGATATCGATGTGATCCTGATGCGACAGGATCCGCCATTCCATCTTGGCTATATCAGCGCCGCGCTGCTGCTTGACCGGCTGCGAGGGCAAACGCTGGTGAGCAATGATCCGCGCGAAGTCATCAATGCGCCTGAAAAAATGTATGTCCTGGATTACGCCCGCTTCATGCCGCCAACACTCATAACGCGCGTGTTGGACGATGTTCGCGAATTTCAGAAGACACATGGCGCCGTGGTGGTGAAGCCGCTGCACGGAAATGGCGGAAAGGCTATCTTCAAGGTAGATGCCGACGGCACCAACATGTCTGCCCTGTTCGAAGTGTTCAACCAGACTTGGCCTGAACCGCACATGGTCCAGCCCTTCCTTCCCAGTGTTGCAGAAGGCGACAAGCGCATTGTGCTTGTGGATGGCGTAGTGGCGGGCGCGATCAACCGCAGGCCAAGCGAGGGCGAATTTCGTTCAAACCTCGCACAGGGCGGATCCGCCGAAGCGACCATATTGACTGCGCGAGAGCAGGAAATCTGCGATGCTATGGGCCCGGACCTGAAGAAACGCGGCCTGACCTTTGTCGGGATCGATGTGATTGGCGGCGAATGGCTCACCGAAATCAACGTGACCTCTCCCACCGGCATTGTCTCCATTGATGCGTTTAACGGAACGGACACAGCGGGCATGATCTGGGATGCACTGGAAGCGCGGCACGCCGCGATGTAGCAAATACGGGGAAGCGGATTCTTTTTCGAACCCTTCCGCGCCTTGATCGTTGAGGTCGCATGGACACACTGATTATCGACCTGATCGAGAAGGGCGGATATTTCGGCATCTTCTTCCTGATGGTGCTGGAAAATGTAATCCCACCTGTGCCCAGCGAAGTCATCATGGGTATTGGCGGTTTGCTGGTGCAGCGTGGGACCATGGAGTTCTGGCCCCTGCTGCTGATCGGAACATTGGGAACAGTGGGCGGCAATTACTTCTGGTACTGGCTGGGTGATAGCTTTGGCTACAAGCGGCTAGAGCCCTTCGTAGAGCGTTGGGGCAGATGGCTGACAGTTGATTGGGAACATATCGCAAAGGCCCAGATATTCTTTGCCGCGCGCGGGCACTGGGTGGTGTTCTTCCTGCGCTTTTCACCTTTCCTGCGCACGATAATCTCGCTGCCGGCAGGCTTGTCACATATGCCGAAGCTGAAATTCCTCGGCTTTACCTTTGCAGGTTCACTCATCTGGAATGCTGCACTGATATTGGGTGGTAAATTCCTCGGCGGCTATCTGGAGGAATCGCAGCATATCCTCAGCTACATTGTCCTTGGGTTCATCGGTCTTGCGGTGATCGGATATGTCTGGCGCGTCATCAGTTGGGTGCCACGCGCAAAGCGTGACGGAGAGGGCTGACTGCCTAATCCTCCTCGCGTGGGTGTGCCGCGCGATAGGTTTCCAGCATCGTGGCAGCATCGACCTTCGTGTAAATCTGGGTTGAGCCCAGGCTGGCATGACCGAGCAATTCCTGCAGACTGCGCATATCCGCGCCTGCACCCAGAAGATGCGTGGCAAAGCTGTGCCGCATTGCGTGAGGTGTGGCGGTTTTTGGCAGACCAAGCGCCTTGCGCGCACGCGCTGTCGCCTTCTGAACCATGCCTTGCCCCAGCGGACCACCTTTAACGCCGCGGAAGAGCGGCGCATCCCGCTCCAGCGGAAAAGGACAGGCCTGCGCATAGCGTGCCACAGCCTCGCGCACTTCAGGCAAGATCGGCACGACGCGCTGCTTATTGCCCTTTCCGGTGACGGTCAGCGTTTCAGCCAGCGGCAGATCGCCGGCTTTCAGCGATAGCGCCTCGGCAATGCGAAGGCCCGCACCATACATCAGCATCAATACGGCGGCATCGCGCAGGCCTGTCCAATCATCTCGCGCGCCATCGGACACGCTTTCGACCAGATTGACCGCTTCATCCGGCGTAACGGGGTAGGGCAGGCCCTTCTTGAGGCGCGGTCCCCGCATTCGGGGGGCAGAGCCTGAGACATCGCCGGTCTGATCCAGCGCAAAATTGATGAAACCTTTCAGCGCCGACAATTCGCGTGCGGTGGAGGCATTGCCAATTCCCTCTGCTCGGCGTGCCGCGAGATAGCCGCGCAAGTCTCGGGTTGAGATGGCGGCGACCTGTTCCCAATCGGACAGCTCCAGATGGCCCAGCAAACGCCCCGCTGCCGTGCAATAGGCGCGGACCGTATGCGGTGAGCGCCGCTGCGCCTGCGCCAGATGCATATGCCATTGGCCGACAAGGTCAACGGCCCCGCTCATGCAGTTACCAGGTCATCTGCCACCAATCGGGGAAGCAGCGCATCCAGCAGCGGCATGCCGGTATCGGTAATGAACAGGCGGTTTGCTTCGCGCCGCACCAGCCCGAGCGCGGCATGGCGTTCAATCTCGCCAAGGTCCACCAGCGCGGCTTCGGGCAGGTTGAAGCGAGCAGAGATAGAGGAAAGATCAATCCCTTCTGCAAGGCGCAAACCCATAAGCAATGCTTCGGAGGCCTGCTCTCTCATGCCAAGCGCGATTTCCTGCTGCAGGCCAGATCCATTGCGTTTGACAGCAGACAGAAAGTTCTCCGGCTTCTTGTGGCGCGTGGTTGCAAGACCGCCCCGTCGCCCATGCGCGCCGGGGCCGATGCCCGCATAATCCTGATATCGCCAATAGGTGAGGTTATGGCGGCTCTCTTCACCCGGACGCGCATGATTGCTGATCTCATAGGCGGGCAGGCCCGTCTGTTTGGTCAATTCGCGCGTCACATCGATCAGATCTGCAGCCTCATCGTCATCGAGTGGTGTAAAATCATGCTGCCGAACCATTGTCGCAAACCGTGTGCCCGGCTCGATCGTCAACTGATAGAGTGACAAGTGTCCGGTGCCAAAATCCAGAGCGCGCCGGAGCTGGTTTTCCCAAGCAGTCGCAGTCTGTCCGGGCAGGGCATAAATGAGATCGAAACTGACCCTGTTGTAGGCCGATTGCGCTGTCTCAAGCGCTTTAAGACCCTCTTCAACTCCGTGGAGCCGGCCAAGAAAACGTAGCGCCTCATCATCCAGTGATTGCAGGCCAAGTGAAACCCGATTCACTCCTGCATCGGCAAGTGAGGCAAAATTGGCAGCTTCGACAGAGGACGGGTTTGCCTCCAGCGTGATTTCGATGTCCTTGGAAAATCCCCACTGTTTTTCAGCTTCTTGCAGCAAAGTGTTCACAAGCTGCGGCGGCATCAAGCTGGGTGTTCCGCCGCCAAAGAAGATTGATTCCAGCGCCTCCCCGCCAGCCAGTGCAGCTTCGTGCCGCAAATCAGCCAGCAAGGCCTGCTGCCACAAATCGATATCCACGCTCTGCCGGACATGCGAATTGAAATCGCAATAGGGGCATTTCGCAAGACAGAAGGGCCAGTGAATGTAAAGGGCGCGCGCCATCGCTACGTTTCAGGCTCCGTTAACGCCAGTGAGTCAAGGTGAAGGCATGAAAAACGGGAAATTCATCGCACTTGCGGGTGCGTTTCTAGCCAGCATAGCAATTTCCGCCACACCTCTTGTTGCAGAAGGGCAGGGACGCACAAATCCATTCGCCGAGCGACTGCTGAGAACGCATAATGACGCGCGTGACGATGTAGGCGTGGATCGCCTGGAATGGAGCAATCGGCTGGCACGTCAGGCGCAACTATGGGCGGATGAACTGGCGCGGCGCGGAAATATGCAGCATTCCGATAAATCAGGTCGTGTCGGCACGGGCGAGAACCTGTGGATGGGACATGCCGGATATTACAGCGCAGAAACCATGGTCGGCGCCTTCGTGGATGAGCGGCGACTGTATCGCCACGGCATCTTCCCGAATGTGTCCACGACCGGCCAATGGCGTGATGTCGGCCATTATACCCAGGTCATCTGGCGCAGTACACGCGAAGTCGGCTGCGCCGTGGCACGCGGACAGACCGACGATTTTCTGGTCTGTCACTATTACCCAGCGGGCAATATCTACGATCGGCCCGTGTATTGACGTCAGGCGGAAAATTGATCCGCCACCAGTTTCGCAAAGGCATCGGCGCGGTGGCTGATCGCGTGCTTTTCTGAGGGATCGATCTCGGCAAACGTCTGTGTCCGGCCTTCGGGAATGAACAACGGATCATAGCCAAAACCCAATTCACCCCGTGGTGGCCATGTCAGGTTCCCGTCAACGCGGCCTTCATAAACGAGGTATTCGCCATCGGGCCATGCCAGCGCGAGTACGCATGAAAACCACGCATCGCGCGGCGTATCTGCGCCCATGGCCTGCAATAGTCCTTCGACCTTGCCCATTGCCATGTACCAGTCCCGCCCAGGTTCCCCTTCGAACCATTGCCTCTCGGCCCAATCGGCGGTGTAGACGCCGGGCCGACCGTCAAGCGCGGCCACCGATAATCCACTGTCATCGGCAAGAGCGGGTATGCCCGAGGCCTCTGCCGCTGCACGTGCCTTGAGCAGTGCGTTTTCAACAAAGGTTTTGCCAGTTTCGGGCGGCTCCGGCAGGCCCAGCGAGCCTGCCGATATGCAATCGAGCCCATGCGGAGCGAGTAATGCAGAAATTTCTTTCAGCTTGCCTGCATTATGGGTAGCGATCACCAGCTTGCCGGAGCCAATCCTGCGTGTCACCGCGTCGCCTCATCCTGTGCCTTGAAGATGTCTGTGCAGCCCATCTGGGCGAGACGCAACAGGCGCAGCAGCGCCTCTTCATCATAGGTCGCCCCTTCGGCAGTGGCCTGCACTTCAGCAATCTGTCCGCCTTCGATCAACACGAAATTGGCATCGGCATCGGCGCCGGAATCCTCGATATAGTCGAGATCGAGCACCGGCGTCCCCTGATAGATACCGCAGGAAATCGCGGCGATCTTGGACGTCATGGGATCGCTTTTGATGTCACCTGCCGCCATCAGCTTATTCACCGCAAGTCGCAATGCGACCCATGCGCCCGAGATGGATGCAGTGCGCGTACCGCCATCGGCCTGTATGACATCGCAATCGAGCGTGATCTGCCGCTCACCCAGTTTTTCCATGTCGACCACCGCGCGCAATGACCGACCGATTAGCCGCTGGATTTCCTGCGTTCTTCCGCTTTGCTTGCCACGCGCTGCCTCTCGGCTGCCGCGTGTATGCGTGGCGCGAGGCAGCATCGAATATTCGCCAGTAACCCAGCCCTGGCCCTTGCCGCGCAACCACGGCGGGATGCGTTCTTCGACGCTGGCGGTGCACAGCACCCGCGTATCGCCAAAACTGATCAGGCAGGAGCCTTCAGCATGTTTGGTGAAACCGGTTTCGATAGTGATGGCGCGCATTTCGTCAGGCGCGCGGCCGGAAGGTCGCATTGATTTCTCCTGTGATGCCCTGAACCCGGCTCACCTTGAGCCTGGGGATGGGCAGCTTTTCAGCTTCACAGCATGCGCTAGGAGAAAATGCACCTATTCGACAAGCGTTCACGCCGTGGAAATTGAACTTGTCGCCGATATTGCTAGCTATGATCGCATGGCATCACCACCGATCACCGAATTATCAGACCGCGCGCGGGATATTTTCCGGCTGGTGGTAGAAGATTATCTCGGGCGTGGGCAGCCTGTGGGATCAAAGGCACTGTCACAGCAGAGCGGGCTGAACCTTTCGCCCGCATCCATCCGTTCGGTCCTGAGCGAGTTGGAGCAGCTTGGCCTTCTTGCCGCCCCTCACACCAGCGCCGGGCGCTTGCCAACGGAAAGCGGGCTACGCCTGTTCGTAGACGGTATCATGCAGGTGGCCGAACCCACGCGGGAAGAACGCGTGGCCATCGAACAGCAGCTTTCCGCGCCCGGCCCGATCGAAAAGGCGTTGGAAAAGACCAGCTCCATCCTCTCGGACATTTCGGGTGCGGCGGGCATGGTGATGGTGCCGCGCAGAGAACCAAGACTGGCGCAAATGCGACTCGTCCCGCTAGATGAAACGCGTGCGCTGGCAGTGCTGGTGGGGGAGGATGGCCATGTCGAAAACCGTGTCCTCGAAATTGCCGATGCAACTTCGCACAGCGCCTTGCAGCGGGCAGGCAATTACATCAGCGCGCAGCTTTCCGGACGCACCCTGGCAGAGGCAGCGCAGACCATGCGTGCTGATATTGCTTCGGGGCAAAGCGCGCTGGATGAAATCTCTGCCGGACTGGTTGAAGCCGGCATCGCCACATGGAGCGAAGACCCGGCAAGGCGCCCGGTCCTGATCGTGCGCGGACAGGCCAATTTGCTGGATGAAACCGCGCTGGGCGATATCGAGCGGGTGCGTTCCTTGCTGGAAGATTTGGAAGACAAGCAATCGGTGGCCGAATTGCTGGATAGCGCCCGCGATGCCGAATCGACCCGCATTTTTATTGGCGCGGAAAACCGGTTATTCGCGCTTTCAGGCTCTTCCGTAATCGCATCTCCCTACCGCGATCGAGAGGGAAAGGTGGTCGGCGTACTGGGCGTGATTGGCCCAACGCGGTTGAATTACGCGCGCGTCGTTCCCATGGTGGACTTCACCGCCCAATCCCTGGGCAAACGAATAGGTTGGCAAGGCAAGAATGACGCATAACGATAAAGATCGCGACGAAGCGGTTGAAAAGGAACTTGACGGCGTGCCGGAGGAGTTTCTCAACGATAGTGATGGCAGTGACGAAGACACGGTGGAAGAAGAAACCAACCGGCTCGACGAGGCACTGGACCGCCTGCGCGAGGATCTCGATGCGGCCAAACAGGAAGTGCTCTATTCCAAGGCAGAAACGCAGAACGTGCGCCGGCGCATGGAAAAAGACATCACCGACGCGCGCAATTATGCCGCGACCGGCTTTGCCCGTGACATTTTGAGCGTGGCGGATAACCTTTCCCGCGCTATCGAAGCCGTGCCCGAAGATCTGCGGGAGGATTCCAAGTTCAAGGGTCTGGTCGCCGGTATACAGGCGACGCAGCGCGAAATGGAAAAGGCTTTCGAACAGCATGGCATCACACGCATTGCTGCGATGGGCCTGCCACTCGATCCCAATCAGCATCAGGCTATGATGGAAATCCCGAATGACGAGGTTGAGCCGGGAACCATCGTGCAGGAAATGCAGGCTGGATATATGATCAAGGATAGGCTGCTGCGGCCCGCCATGGTTGGAGTCGCCAAAAAGCCTGACTGACAATTTGCGGTAAAGGCAGATTAAGACCGTGCTTTCTCTTTAGGTCTTGGCGCGCTGAAACCCATGTTTTCGATGCTGGACTTGCATAGGCAGTGCCGGTGCAGGTTTCGCGTTCAGGGCGATCATCGAAATCCGGGAGAATTCAAAGGGCCGCTTCTTTTCAAGAGGCGGCCCTTTGCTGTTCACTCCACCAACTGATTTGCATTTTCGTCGCGGTGCTTCTTCAGATATTTCATGAAAGGTGTACCGCCTGTGCCAACATCGGGATCATTGCCAGGAATGCTGCCCGCCTGCTTGTTGATATAGCTTGCCGCATATTCGAGATGCCGCGTGCGAAACCGTGCCGACTGATTGAGACACGCGTTGAAAGCGTCCTTCAGACTTTGTGCTCCCGAAGCGCCTACAAATTCGCGCAATGTCGATCGCTCGGCAAGATCTTCGATAAAGCGGCGATGGGCGACGGGGCGATAATGGTGCAGTTCATCAAGAAAGGATTTGAGCGGATCGTCGCCGTGGCCGATTTGAAAGAGCGCATCCATCGCAGGAACGATCGAGGATTGTGACCCTGTCTGTCCGCGCAATGCCTGCGGCTTGCCATCGAATCTCTCTATACCTTCATAGATCAGCCCACCTTCGGCCAACGCGGGATTGTTCGCCCAGCCGTGGATATAGGGACGCACACGATGGAAATAGACATAGGGATCACAGCGTGCAGTCATGCGCGCGAAATGGCCGTAAATGCGTTCCCATGCGGCATCCATCTCCACCAGCAATCTTTCCGCTTCAACTGCTTCACCCTGTTTCGCCACAGTGACGAGCTTGGTTGCATTATCGAGCAAAACGCCAGCTTCAGCCTCGATCGCGACATGGATCAGAACGAACCAGTTTTCGTCATATCCACCGGCGAAATTCTGAACCATATAAATATTTTCAAGATTGACCGGTCCCGATTTGTCGAACCGCGACCAATTGTCGAGCACATAGGCAGAATAGGGCAGCAGGGGTGCCTGTCCCAGCCTGTCCGCAATTGCCACTATTGGGCGGGACAGGTTTGCGGGGAGAGAAGCGGGCGGCTCCGGCTCTCCCCACACATAGGCCTGCACGAGGAAGGAGTAATGCACCATGGCGGTGCGGACCTGTTCCTCTGGCGCTTCTTTTGCCCAATCTTCCAACCCAGGATCGGCCAATTGGACTAGCCAATATCGGATGCGTCCGGTCGTCAGGAGACCTGAGAGCTTGCCTGAGACCTCTGTGACTTCACCAAAGTCCGAGGGCAGGCTGATTTCGTCAATTTCGTAATGCGAAAGGAAGCCGCGCGCACGCGACATGCCATAATGATCCAGCTCCATTGTTTTGACTCTTTGGCCGGGCGCGGGTTTGGCCGCCCGGACCCGCAGATAGTAACAAATGCAACCGGCTGGCTCAAGACTGGGCGACACTACCGCCTCTGAACTGACAAAAATCTCAATCCGTCAGATTACGAACCATCTGAAGATTGCAACGCGCATAAGGCGTGGGCCAAAGTTCAGCAGACGATAGCGGGCGGAAACCCTTACGTTCATAGAGCCGGGTTGCCGAAGACAGGCTTGCATTGGTTTCCAGCCATACAGCATCATATCCGCGCGCAGCCGCATCGGCACACAGCCAATCGATGAGTCGTCCGCCGACACCCTTGCCCTGTGCAGCGGGATCGGTGGCAAGCTTGATCAATTCAATCCATCTCAATCCGTCATCCGGATTATGGTGCGGAAGGACAAGCGCGCCACAACCGATGACGCTTGTGCTATCCTCTGCAATGCCAATCACGCCGCCTTGATCAATGATGGCGCATTGAGGATCGGACAATTGGGCACGATCGCTGTCTTCGAGGTCAAAATATTGTTCGATCCAGCGCCGATTAAGGTCTGCAAAAGCTGCCGTGTCCGCATTCACAAAATGACGAATCCGAAAATTCAACGCGCAGCTCCGGGAAAATTGACCAGGGCATCATAGGCGGATTTATCTGTCACGCCGGGCAATTTCGCGCCGTTTCGGAGCATGAATGCGTGTTCCACAATGCGTGCCTGCTGCTCAATGCCATATTGTTCAAGTTTCCAGCCCGGTTTGAGGGCATAATCATACCGCGCCCAAGGCATACGATTGAGCACTAGATACCAGTCACCCTTGGTCTGGGTCTGCCACACATGCGTCATTTCATGGACAAACAAGGCTTGCCGAAGGAGCGGGGCCGTGGCGAAATCATCGCAATAAACATTTCCCAGCGGGTGGAAATGAATGTGGCCACGCGGGGCCATGGTAACCTTGCTCGGTTGAAAAAAAGCCCATTTGCGGCGACGGATGGTAACCTTGGAATAATCAATCGCGCCGCCAAACATGGAGCGGGCGAGCTTTACCTCGCCCGCGCCCAGCGGCCGCTCCCCACCGATGGGGCAGGCCTGCGGCTCTTGCCTATTCAACTTTCATTGCCGCATCTTCGCTAATTGCCTCTCTTGGGTCTTCTCCCGCTGGATGGGCGGTGACGGGAAAGCTGCATTTGTCTCCACCAACAAAGGTCAGCGTGACTTCGGTTTCGCCGCCTGGCTCAACCCCTCCGCCCATGCCCATTGCCATCACATGCTTGCCACCCGGTTCGAACACGAGCGTTTCACCGCCCATGACAGGAAGGGTGAAAAGTTCCTGCATGTCCGTTTCATTACTCCACGTTGCGGTTTCATGGATCATCGCGCTTTCTGCGCCCAGCACGCTGGCTGTCCGGATGGTCACCTGTTCATCAGTGCCATTTGTCAGCGAGAAATACGCAGCTCCGGGGTTGCCACCAACAGCGGGAAGGGCCAGCCAGCCTTCGGTGACAGTAATGCCGGGGGGACAATCACCTGCAACTTCTTCGACGGGAGCCTCCGCCTCTCCGCCGCATGCAGCCAGGGTTGCAGTCAGCCCGGCCGCAGCCAGAACGCGAAAAACAGACATGGACTTCATAATGTTCCTCTCTTGCACAATGGTGATTTTCTAGGGCCTCAAGTCCCTTGTGCCAAGCGAAAGCGCACCTATATCCGGCCCCGTTAGACAGGTTTTCCAGAGCTGCCGAGTGGCCTTGCCGATATGGCGGGAGGTCGAAGGTGCAGCGTCCAACTTTGAAAGAGAGTGGGGAATAAATGAGCAAGATTATCGGCATTGACCTTGGTACGACAAACAGCTGCGTATCCGTGATGGAAGGCGGCAAGCCCAAGGTTATCGAAAATTCAGAAGGCGCGCGCACGACGCCGTCCATCGTTGCCTTCACGAAGGACAGCGAACGTTTGATTGGCCAGCCGGCCAAGCGCCAGTCCGTGACCAATCCGGACAATACGCTTTTCGCCATCAAGCGGCTGATCGGCCGCCGGTTCGACGATCCGACTACCAAGAAAGATATGGACCTGGTTCCCTATGACATCGTCAAGGGCAAGAATGGCGATGCGTGGGTGGAAGCAGGCGGCGAAGAATATTCCCCCAGCCAGATTTCTGCCTTCATCCTGCAAAAGATGAAGGAAACCGCCGAGAGCTATCTTGGTGAAACCGTGACCAAGGCGGTTATCACCGTTCCGGCATATTTCAATGATGCGCAGCGTCAGGCAACCAAGGATGCTGGGCAGATTGCCGGCCTCGAAGTCGAACGTATCATCAACGAACCGACTGCAGCCGCGCTCGCCTATGGCATGGACAAGAACGATGGCAAGACCATCGCCGTTTATGACCTTGGCGGCGGCACCTTCGACATCTCCGTTCTCGAGATCGGGGATGGCGTTTTCGAAGTGAAGAGCACCAATGGCGACACCTTCCTGGGTGGCGAAGATTTCGACAATGTGATTGTCGATTACCTCGCAGAGCAGTTCCAGAAGAAGGAAAACATGGACCTGAAGACCGACAAGCTCGCTCTTCAACGTCTCAAGGAAGCCGCGGAAAAAGCCAAGATCGAGCTTTCCAGCTCGCAATCGACAGAGGTCAACCTGCCCTTCATCACCGCCCGCATGGAAGGTGGATCATCCACTCCGCTGCATCTGGTCGAAACGCTCTCGCGCTCCAAGCTGGAGCAGCTGGTTGGCGATCTGATCAAGCGCACGCTGGAGCCTTCCAAGAAGGCGCTGGAAGATGCCGGCGTCACCAAGGACAGTATCGACGAGGTTATTCTTGTCGGCGGCATGACACGTATGCCCAAGGTGCGCGAAGTGGTCGAAGAATTCTTCGGTTCCAAGCCGCATACCGGTGTTAATCCGGATGAAGTCGTGGCCATGGGTGCTGCCATTCAGGCGGGCGTTCTGCAGGGCGACGTCAAGGACGTGCTGCTGCTCGACGTGACCCCGCTTTCGCTCGGCATCGAGACGCTGGGCGGCATCATGACCCGCATGATCGATCGCAACACGACGATCCCGACCAAGAAGACGCAGGTCTATTCCACTGCCGAAGACAATCAGAATGCAGTGACGATCCGCGTGTTCCAGGGTGAACGCGAAATGGCGCAGGACAACAAGCTGCTCGGTCAGTTCGACCTTGTCGGCATTCCTCCCGCACCGCGCGGCGTTCCGCAAGTCGAAGTCACATTTGACATTGACGCCAACGGCATCGTCAACGTATCTGCCAAGGACAAGGGCACCGGCAAGGAACAGCAGATCCGTATTCAGGCATCTGGTGGTCTCAACGATTCCGACATCGAACAGATGGTGCAGGATGCCGAGAAGTTTGCGGATGAAGACAAAAAGCGCCGCGAAAGCGCCGAAGTCCGCAACAATCTCGATGGCCTTACCCATGCGACCGAGAAGCAGCTGGAAGAAAATGGCGACAAGATCGACGATGGCCTCAAGGCCGAACTCGAAACTGCCATTGCGGAAGCCAAGACCGCGCTTGAAGGCGACGATGTCGAGGTCATGAAGGAAAAGAGCCAGACGCTTACCGAAGTTGCCATGAAGATGGGTCAGCAGATCTATGAAAAGGATCAGACCTCTGCCGATGCGGGTGCTGCCGATGCAGCAGCCGGAGGCGATACATCTTCACCCGCTGAGGAAGAAGAAGTCGTCGAGGCTGAATTCACTGAGGTGGATGACGAGGACAAGTCCTGAGGCCGAAGCCTTGATGAACTGGGCTTAGCGGCCCGATGGACAACCCGGCCGCCATCGATGCGCATTGCATCGGTGGCGGTCCGGTTTGGGGAGTGATGCATGTCTTCCGGTGAAGCCGATCTTTATGAAATTCTTGGTGTTGCGCGTGAGACCGATCACGCGGGCCTGAAATCCGCCTATCGCAAGCTGGCGATGAAATATCACCCTGATCGCAATCCCGGCAATGCCGAGGCAGAAGCGCAGTTTAAGGCGATCAGCGCAGCGTATGAAGTGCTGAAGGACCCGCAAAAACGCGCGGCTTATGATCGTTATGGTCATGCTGCTTTTCAGCAAGGCGGCGGCGGCCAGCAGGATTTCGGCGATCTTGGCGATATTTTCGAAACGATCTTTGGCAGTGCCTTTGGTGGCGGTGCCGCAGGCGGACGTTCACGCCCACGACGCGGCGCGGATCTGCGGTATGATATGCAGATCAGCCTGGAAGAGGCGTTTCATGGTAAATCCACCGAGATCGAGGTGGAAGTATCTACTGCCTGCGAAACCTGCACCGGTACCGGCGCGGAGCCCGGCACATCGCGGCGCCGCTGCGAATTGTGCCACGGGCACGGGAAAGTGCGCGCGAAACAGGGTTTCTTCGTTATCGAACGACCTTGCCCCAATTGTCATGGTGCCGGCGAAGTACTCGAAAGCCCGTGCGGCGATTGCCGTGGCGAGGGCAGGGTGGACACTGTGCAAACACTGGACGTGGAAGTTCCTGCAGGTGTCGACAATGGCACGCGCATCCGGCTTTCAGGCAAGGGCGAGGCCGGACCAAGGGGCGCGCCGGCAGGCGATCTTTACATATTCCTGCACATCAAACCGCATCACGTGTTCGAACGTGA
This window harbors:
- a CDS encoding tyrosine recombinase XerC encodes the protein MSGAVDLVGQWHMHLAQAQRRSPHTVRAYCTAAGRLLGHLELSDWEQVAAISTRDLRGYLAARRAEGIGNASTARELSALKGFINFALDQTGDVSGSAPRMRGPRLKKGLPYPVTPDEAVNLVESVSDGARDDWTGLRDAAVLMLMYGAGLRIAEALSLKAGDLPLAETLTVTGKGNKQRVVPILPEVREAVARYAQACPFPLERDAPLFRGVKGGPLGQGMVQKATARARKALGLPKTATPHAMRHSFATHLLGAGADMRSLQELLGHASLGSTQIYTKVDAATMLETYRAAHPREED
- a CDS encoding DedA family protein yields the protein MDTLIIDLIEKGGYFGIFFLMVLENVIPPVPSEVIMGIGGLLVQRGTMEFWPLLLIGTLGTVGGNYFWYWLGDSFGYKRLEPFVERWGRWLTVDWEHIAKAQIFFAARGHWVVFFLRFSPFLRTIISLPAGLSHMPKLKFLGFTFAGSLIWNAALILGGKFLGGYLEESQHILSYIVLGFIGLAVIGYVWRVISWVPRAKRDGEG
- the rph gene encoding ribonuclease PH, with protein sequence MRPSGRAPDEMRAITIETGFTKHAEGSCLISFGDTRVLCTASVEERIPPWLRGKGQGWVTGEYSMLPRATHTRGSREAARGKQSGRTQEIQRLIGRSLRAVVDMEKLGERQITLDCDVIQADGGTRTASISGAWVALRLAVNKLMAAGDIKSDPMTSKIAAISCGIYQGTPVLDLDYIEDSGADADANFVLIEGGQIAEVQATAEGATYDEEALLRLLRLAQMGCTDIFKAQDEATR
- the gshB gene encoding glutathione synthase, producing the protein MSLRVAVQMDSLETINIAGDSSFALMLSAQERGHSLWHYDVTTLGWNEGKVTAWAKPVTVQNVQGDHFTAGARIRIDLGKDIDVILMRQDPPFHLGYISAALLLDRLRGQTLVSNDPREVINAPEKMYVLDYARFMPPTLITRVLDDVREFQKTHGAVVVKPLHGNGGKAIFKVDADGTNMSALFEVFNQTWPEPHMVQPFLPSVAEGDKRIVLVDGVVAGAINRRPSEGEFRSNLAQGGSAEATILTAREQEICDAMGPDLKKRGLTFVGIDVIGGEWLTEINVTSPTGIVSIDAFNGTDTAGMIWDALEARHAAM
- the hrcA gene encoding heat-inducible transcriptional repressor HrcA → MASPPITELSDRARDIFRLVVEDYLGRGQPVGSKALSQQSGLNLSPASIRSVLSELEQLGLLAAPHTSAGRLPTESGLRLFVDGIMQVAEPTREERVAIEQQLSAPGPIEKALEKTSSILSDISGAAGMVMVPRREPRLAQMRLVPLDETRALAVLVGEDGHVENRVLEIADATSHSALQRAGNYISAQLSGRTLAEAAQTMRADIASGQSALDEISAGLVEAGIATWSEDPARRPVLIVRGQANLLDETALGDIERVRSLLEDLEDKQSVAELLDSARDAESTRIFIGAENRLFALSGSSVIASPYRDREGKVVGVLGVIGPTRLNYARVVPMVDFTAQSLGKRIGWQGKNDA
- a CDS encoding CAP family protein, with product MKNGKFIALAGAFLASIAISATPLVAEGQGRTNPFAERLLRTHNDARDDVGVDRLEWSNRLARQAQLWADELARRGNMQHSDKSGRVGTGENLWMGHAGYYSAETMVGAFVDERRLYRHGIFPNVSTTGQWRDVGHYTQVIWRSTREVGCAVARGQTDDFLVCHYYPAGNIYDRPVY
- the hemW gene encoding radical SAM family heme chaperone HemW — its product is MARALYIHWPFCLAKCPYCDFNSHVRQSVDIDLWQQALLADLRHEAALAGGEALESIFFGGGTPSLMPPQLVNTLLQEAEKQWGFSKDIEITLEANPSSVEAANFASLADAGVNRVSLGLQSLDDEALRFLGRLHGVEEGLKALETAQSAYNRVSFDLIYALPGQTATAWENQLRRALDFGTGHLSLYQLTIEPGTRFATMVRQHDFTPLDDDEAADLIDVTRELTKQTGLPAYEISNHARPGEESRHNLTYWRYQDYAGIGPGAHGRRGGLATTRHKKPENFLSAVKRNGSGLQQEIALGMREQASEALLMGLRLAEGIDLSSISARFNLPEAALVDLGEIERHAALGLVRREANRLFITDTGMPLLDALLPRLVADDLVTA
- the rdgB gene encoding RdgB/HAM1 family non-canonical purine NTP pyrophosphatase; this translates as MTRRIGSGKLVIATHNAGKLKEISALLAPHGLDCISAGSLGLPEPPETGKTFVENALLKARAAAEASGIPALADDSGLSVAALDGRPGVYTADWAERQWFEGEPGRDWYMAMGKVEGLLQAMGADTPRDAWFSCVLALAWPDGEYLVYEGRVDGNLTWPPRGELGFGYDPLFIPEGRTQTFAEIDPSEKHAISHRADAFAKLVADQFSA